The following proteins come from a genomic window of Diceros bicornis minor isolate mBicDic1 chromosome 4, mDicBic1.mat.cur, whole genome shotgun sequence:
- the LOC131401747 gene encoding SLAM family member 6-like — translation MFIENTVSQTSSTPLMVAGVLGESVTLPLKFPAGENIDSITWLHSGTSVIFINPNEALFLVTAPKRKDRLKVTQSYSLQLSNLTMADAGSYSVQIVTNTSSMFSSYTLRIFKRLPRPHISVESITSENGTCHATLRCSVEEGGENVIYQWTQVGPGAV, via the exons ATGTTTATAGAGAACACAGTTTCACAAACGAGCTCAACCCCATTGATGGTGGCCGGTGTTCTGGGGGAGTCAGTAACTCTTCCCCTGAAGTTTCCTGCAGGAGAGAATATTGACTCCATCACCTGGCTTCACAGTGGAACATCTGTCATCTTTATAAATCCAAATGAAGCACTATTCCTGGTGACTGCTCCAAAACGCAAAGATAGACTGAAGGTCACCCAGTCCTACTCCTTGCAGCTCAGCAACCTGACGATGGCAGACGCAGGATCATACAGTGTCCAGATAGTCACGAATACCTCTTCCATGTTTTCCAGTTACACTCTGAGGATCTTCA AGCGGCTGCCAAGGCCTCACATTAGCGTGGAGTCCATCACCTCTGAGAACGGGACCTGTCATGCCACCTTGAGGTGTTccgtggaggaaggaggagagaacgTCATATATCAGTGGACACAAGTGGGACCAGGGGCTGTT